One part of the [Synechococcus] sp. NIES-970 genome encodes these proteins:
- a CDS encoding hypothetical protein (conserved hypothetical protein) yields the protein MYSLDLTLKYSPIPVSVQRKEAEAAQALYYSVLEAMRSDHATILELTCEKDEDKKIALLSDQISAVILNKKSGAAAAGRVPGFFATQGAE from the coding sequence ATGTATAGTCTAGATTTGACCCTCAAATATAGCCCGATCCCCGTCTCAGTCCAACGCAAGGAAGCCGAAGCGGCCCAGGCCCTTTATTACTCCGTGTTGGAAGCGATGCGGAGCGACCACGCGACAATTCTCGAGCTCACCTGTGAGAAAGACGAAGATAAAAAAATTGCTCTCCTCAGTGATCAAATCAGTGCCGTTATTTTAAATAAAAAAAGTGGGGCAGCGGCAGCAGGCCGAGTGCCTGGTTTCTTTGCCACCCAAGGCGCGGAGTAA
- a CDS encoding hypothetical protein (conserved membrane protein), with protein MSLPIPILGPPIGVPHFAFALQLPESLQILIGEDVANVVKAIAILIIGWLVALAMKAIVRGLLKKTEIDNKIAAWITGHDGKTDLPIEIWAANIVYWFVILFTVVAVLETLRLEGAYTPLNQLLSQVTNFLPQLFAAALWLGIAWLVATVAKLIVVKGLSTFRLDERLNPAAPEPDPEAAPQPQATNLSETIGNALYWFIFFFFLTPILETLGLENSLAPLRNLVDRVLLILPDLFGAALIGVVGWFIAQVIRRLVTNLLQATGIDQIGEKFGLNSSAGRQSLSWILGTIAYILILIPVAISALEVAQIEAISRPAIAMLDQVLMLFPKILGAAIIFTFAYVVGEYVSEFVSNVLTGFGFDNVLTWLGLDGIISAAPRDGDGETTKPGKTPSQVMGKISLVVILLVATLTAVDVLQIEALTTVVEIVLAIAGQVLVALLIFALGLYFSNISYRALAASGSRQSKILGQAARVIILVLVGAMALEQMGIATNIVNLAFGLLVGGIAVAIAIAFGLGGKEIAGEQVRNWLDSLKDN; from the coding sequence ATGTCACTTCCAATCCCTATCTTGGGGCCACCCATTGGTGTCCCTCACTTTGCCTTTGCGCTCCAGTTACCAGAATCATTACAAATCCTCATTGGGGAAGATGTCGCCAATGTTGTGAAGGCGATCGCCATTTTAATTATCGGTTGGCTTGTCGCCCTCGCCATGAAAGCCATTGTCAGAGGGTTACTGAAAAAAACCGAAATTGACAACAAAATTGCCGCTTGGATTACAGGTCATGACGGCAAAACAGATTTACCCATTGAAATTTGGGCCGCCAATATCGTCTACTGGTTCGTCATCCTTTTTACAGTGGTGGCAGTTTTAGAAACACTCCGGCTAGAGGGGGCTTATACACCGCTCAATCAGCTCCTGAGCCAAGTGACGAATTTCTTGCCCCAACTCTTTGCGGCGGCCCTGTGGTTGGGGATCGCTTGGTTAGTGGCGACGGTGGCCAAGTTAATTGTCGTTAAGGGTTTGAGCACATTTCGTCTAGACGAGCGCCTCAATCCAGCTGCCCCAGAACCGGATCCAGAAGCCGCCCCGCAACCACAGGCGACCAATCTCAGCGAAACCATCGGCAATGCGCTGTATTGGTTTATTTTCTTCTTCTTCTTGACACCCATTCTTGAAACCCTGGGCCTCGAAAATTCCCTTGCCCCCCTGCGAAATTTAGTGGACCGGGTGCTGTTGATCTTGCCAGATCTATTTGGGGCGGCCCTCATTGGGGTCGTGGGTTGGTTTATTGCCCAGGTAATCCGGCGCCTCGTCACCAATCTCCTACAAGCAACGGGGATAGATCAAATTGGTGAAAAATTTGGCCTTAACAGTAGTGCTGGCAGACAGTCTCTGTCCTGGATTTTAGGGACGATCGCCTATATTTTGATCCTGATTCCCGTCGCCATTTCTGCCTTGGAGGTGGCGCAGATTGAGGCGATTTCTCGCCCGGCGATCGCCATGTTGGATCAGGTGTTGATGCTGTTCCCGAAAATACTTGGGGCGGCCATTATTTTCACTTTTGCTTATGTGGTTGGGGAATACGTATCGGAGTTTGTCAGCAATGTGCTAACCGGCTTCGGCTTTGATAATGTCTTAACTTGGCTCGGACTAGACGGAATTATCAGCGCGGCCCCTAGGGATGGCGATGGTGAAACAACGAAGCCTGGTAAAACACCTTCCCAGGTGATGGGTAAAATTTCCCTGGTGGTGATCCTGCTGGTGGCAACCCTGACAGCGGTAGACGTGCTACAAATTGAAGCGCTAACCACGGTGGTAGAAATTGTTTTGGCGATCGCCGGACAAGTATTGGTTGCTTTACTTATCTTTGCTTTGGGTTTGTATTTTTCCAATATTTCCTACAGGGCCCTGGCGGCGTCTGGATCGAGACAATCGAAAATTCTCGGTCAAGCGGCGCGGGTCATCATCCTTGTGCTTGTGGGGGCGATGGCCCTAGAGCAAATGGGCATTGCGACAAATATTGTTAATCTGGCCTTTGGGCTCCTCGTCGGGGGCATCGCCGTGGCGATCGCCATTGCTTTCGGCCTTGGGGGGAAAGAGATTGCCGGCGAACAGGTCAGGAACTGGTTAGATTCTCTGAAAGATAATTAA
- a CDS encoding hypothetical protein (conserved hypothetical protein), which translates to MEIFEQSIQVRASATCVEQCFTDLDTMHRWLNPLLRCEPLGDRWSTDLESKSRFWLKIPLVKLVLNNAVVEREPGLIVWQFSGFFRGRDRWECIPTETGTQLVNRFQFDIPNPLVRWGFQVFAARWTKKDMQAQLRRIKAIAEAAQP; encoded by the coding sequence ATGGAAATTTTTGAGCAGTCCATTCAAGTGCGGGCCAGTGCCACCTGTGTCGAACAGTGTTTTACGGATTTGGATACTATGCACCGTTGGCTAAACCCCCTGTTGCGATGTGAGCCCTTGGGCGATCGCTGGAGTACAGACCTAGAAAGTAAAAGTCGTTTCTGGTTAAAAATTCCCCTCGTCAAGCTTGTGCTCAATAATGCTGTGGTAGAACGGGAACCCGGCTTAATCGTTTGGCAATTTAGCGGCTTTTTTCGGGGCCGAGACCGTTGGGAATGCATCCCCACGGAGACAGGCACACAGTTGGTGAATCGCTTTCAGTTTGATATTCCAAATCCATTGGTGCGCTGGGGATTTCAAGTTTTTGCTGCCCGTTGGACAAAAAAAGATATGCAAGCTCAACTACGTCGAATTAAGGCGATCGCCGAAGCAGCCCAACCCTGA
- the dut gene encoding deoxyuridine 5'-triphosphate nucleotidohydrolase: protein MHLRFLKLHPGAIVPQYHHSGDSGVDLHALEAVAIAPHKTALIKTGLAAEIPIGTELQVRPRSGLALKHSITVLNSPGTIDANYRGEIGVILMNHGEQVFRVEPGMRIAQLVMAPVIHPKITVVDKLPESTRGTGGFGSTGL, encoded by the coding sequence ATGCACCTACGTTTTTTAAAACTACACCCCGGGGCGATTGTTCCCCAATACCACCATAGCGGGGATTCTGGCGTAGATCTCCATGCCCTCGAAGCGGTGGCGATCGCCCCCCACAAAACGGCCCTCATCAAAACAGGCCTCGCAGCAGAAATCCCCATTGGGACAGAACTGCAAGTCCGGCCCCGCAGCGGTTTAGCCCTCAAACACAGCATCACCGTACTCAATAGCCCTGGCACCATCGACGCCAACTATCGGGGTGAAATTGGTGTCATTCTCATGAACCATGGTGAGCAGGTTTTTCGAGTCGAACCAGGGATGCGCATTGCCCAACTAGTGATGGCTCCAGTCATTCACCCAAAAATTACGGTGGTGGACAAACTCCCAGAAAGCACACGAGGTACGGGAGGGTTCGGTTCTACGGGGCTCTAA
- the groEL-II gene encoding chaperonin GroEL-II has protein sequence MAKIVSFKDDSRRSLEAGINALADAVKITLGPKGRNVLLEKQYGAPQIVNDGITVAKEIELSDPLQNTGARLIREVASRTNDSAGDGTTTATVMAQALIREGLKNVTAGANPMSLRRGIDAAVKFLVKEVAAIAKPVEGDAIAQVAAVSAGNDEEVGQMISDAMAKVTKDGVITVEESKSLATELDVVEGMQLDRGYISPYFVTDQERQIVEFENPYILLTDKKISAIADLVPALEQVARSGRPLLIIAEDLEGEALATLVVNKARGVLNAAAIKAPSFGDRRKQMLQDIAVLTGGRVISEEVGLSLEAIELDMLGTAEKITISKEETTIVSGGGSKADIDARVGQIRKQLAETDSEYDMEKLQERIAKLAGGVAVIKVGAATETELKDRKLRIEDALNATKAAVEEGIVPGGGTTLIHLAGKLAAVKDSLSDAEEKLGVDIVARALEAPLRQLANNAGVEGSVVVERVRNSEANIGYNAATNEYVDMIAAGIIDPAKVVRSVLQNAASIAGMVITTEALVVEKPEPEAAAPDMGGGMPGMGGMGGMGMPGMGMM, from the coding sequence ATGGCTAAGATTGTCTCTTTTAAGGATGACTCCCGCCGCTCCCTCGAAGCTGGCATTAATGCCCTCGCCGATGCGGTCAAAATTACGTTAGGGCCTAAGGGTCGCAACGTATTACTCGAAAAGCAGTACGGTGCACCCCAGATCGTGAACGATGGGATCACCGTCGCCAAGGAAATTGAACTCAGTGACCCGCTGCAAAATACTGGTGCTCGCTTGATCCGAGAAGTCGCTTCCAGAACAAATGACAGCGCTGGGGATGGCACCACCACCGCCACCGTCATGGCCCAAGCTCTGATTCGTGAAGGTCTGAAGAATGTGACTGCTGGCGCTAACCCCATGTCTCTCCGCCGGGGGATTGATGCCGCAGTGAAATTTCTCGTGAAAGAAGTAGCCGCGATCGCCAAGCCCGTTGAAGGGGATGCGATCGCTCAAGTGGCCGCTGTTTCTGCCGGGAACGACGAAGAAGTGGGCCAGATGATCTCCGATGCCATGGCCAAGGTCACCAAAGATGGCGTGATCACCGTTGAAGAGTCTAAATCCCTCGCCACCGAACTGGACGTAGTAGAAGGGATGCAACTCGATCGCGGCTACATCTCCCCCTATTTCGTCACCGACCAAGAGCGCCAAATCGTTGAGTTTGAAAATCCCTACATTTTGCTCACCGACAAGAAAATTTCGGCGATCGCCGACCTCGTTCCTGCCCTCGAACAGGTGGCTCGTTCCGGTCGTCCCCTGTTGATCATCGCTGAAGATCTGGAAGGGGAAGCCCTCGCTACCCTCGTGGTGAACAAAGCCCGGGGCGTTCTCAATGCCGCTGCGATCAAAGCGCCCAGTTTTGGCGATCGCCGTAAGCAAATGCTCCAGGATATCGCTGTGCTCACCGGTGGCCGCGTGATCTCCGAAGAAGTGGGTCTGAGCCTTGAGGCGATCGAGCTGGATATGCTCGGCACCGCTGAAAAAATCACGATCAGCAAAGAAGAAACCACCATCGTTTCCGGTGGCGGCAGCAAAGCTGACATCGATGCCCGGGTTGGTCAAATTCGGAAGCAACTGGCTGAAACCGACTCCGAATACGACATGGAGAAACTCCAGGAGCGCATCGCTAAACTGGCGGGTGGTGTCGCCGTGATCAAAGTCGGCGCGGCCACTGAAACCGAACTCAAAGATCGCAAGCTCCGCATCGAAGATGCCCTCAACGCCACCAAAGCGGCTGTGGAAGAAGGCATTGTTCCCGGTGGTGGTACGACCCTAATTCACCTCGCCGGCAAACTGGCTGCTGTAAAAGACAGCCTCAGTGACGCCGAGGAAAAATTAGGGGTCGACATTGTGGCCCGCGCCCTCGAAGCGCCCCTCCGCCAGTTGGCCAACAATGCTGGGGTTGAAGGCTCTGTCGTCGTTGAACGGGTCCGTAATAGCGAAGCCAACATTGGCTACAATGCTGCCACTAACGAATATGTTGACATGATCGCCGCTGGGATTATTGACCCGGCCAAGGTCGTTCGTTCCGTGCTGCAAAATGCCGCTTCTATCGCGGGTATGGTGATCACCACTGAAGCCCTCGTTGTCGAGAAGCCCGAACCGGAAGCGGCTGCCCCTGACATGGGTGGCGGCATGCCTGGTATGGGTGGCATGGGCGGCATGGGAATGCCCGGTATGGGGATGATGTAA
- a CDS encoding ABC-type transport protein, ATP-binding protein: MPSPAISVENLNFSWQPDKKILSHCNLAVPQGEFWMLLGTNGSGKSTLLRILAGLLESTSGTVALVQPVGFVFQNPDHQLVMPTVGADVAFGLVSERLPTQVIQQRVTEALGAVGLETFIRRPIYALSGGQKQRVAIAGAIARHCEVLLLDEPTALLDGDTQLDLVRQVQHLVKSRGMTALWVTHRLDELDFCDGAFLLENGRVVDQGDPQLLKRRLQTTAC; the protein is encoded by the coding sequence ATGCCTAGCCCTGCCATTTCCGTCGAAAACTTAAACTTCAGTTGGCAACCAGACAAAAAAATTCTCAGTCACTGTAACTTGGCTGTCCCCCAAGGAGAATTTTGGATGCTCCTCGGGACTAATGGCAGCGGTAAATCAACATTACTGAGAATTCTGGCCGGTCTATTAGAATCGACCTCTGGCACGGTGGCCCTGGTACAACCGGTGGGCTTTGTTTTTCAAAATCCGGATCACCAGCTCGTGATGCCCACTGTCGGAGCGGACGTTGCCTTTGGCCTAGTTTCAGAACGATTACCAACCCAGGTGATTCAACAGCGGGTCACCGAGGCCCTGGGAGCTGTGGGTCTCGAAACATTTATCCGGCGGCCCATCTATGCCCTTAGTGGTGGCCAAAAGCAACGGGTGGCGATCGCCGGGGCGATCGCCCGCCATTGTGAAGTTTTACTGTTAGATGAGCCCACCGCCCTGCTGGATGGAGATACCCAATTAGATCTCGTCAGGCAAGTGCAACATCTCGTCAAAAGTCGCGGGATGACTGCCCTCTGGGTAACCCACCGCCTCGATGAACTAGATTTTTGTGATGGCGCTTTTTTGCTAGAAAATGGTCGGGTTGTGGATCAAGGTGATCCGCAATTGCTTAAACGTCGTTTGCAAACCACTGCTTGTTAA
- a CDS encoding hypothetical protein (conserved hypothetical protein) has product MDFSFFWGLGLGGIGLFFALRPFQKQEILKLKKSFAAQQEAYEAQLQLQAQTYDGEITTQAQNFQQAIANLEQRLQREMQAQVDLEKKLHQAQALNRANQTKLRENNRDIDEILESLAASQRDVVKAKEAEISQLQAQLQDYAVDLEQQKILLFNLQQQAQAPETATDPKGDRLNLEQIQALVNALLPEITLLRDSLQILAEQPENLATLIKALKDILDGQTHGAKKVRATDNKWTECRVPHINLMRLYYQKCRKKSGYQVLISPKKNQKSQDQDYEWLKSQSPC; this is encoded by the coding sequence ATGGATTTTTCTTTTTTTTGGGGTCTTGGCCTAGGGGGAATTGGGTTATTTTTTGCGCTGCGGCCTTTCCAAAAGCAGGAAATTTTGAAACTAAAAAAAAGTTTTGCGGCCCAACAGGAAGCCTATGAAGCGCAGTTGCAACTCCAGGCCCAAACCTATGATGGGGAGATCACAACCCAAGCTCAGAATTTTCAGCAGGCGATCGCCAACCTCGAACAACGTCTCCAGCGAGAAATGCAGGCCCAGGTAGACCTCGAAAAAAAATTACACCAGGCCCAGGCCCTCAACCGGGCGAACCAGACGAAGCTCCGGGAAAATAACCGTGACATCGACGAAATTCTTGAATCTTTGGCGGCGTCCCAGCGGGATGTCGTCAAAGCTAAAGAAGCAGAAATCAGTCAGCTCCAGGCCCAACTACAAGATTACGCTGTGGATCTAGAGCAACAAAAAATTTTGTTATTTAATCTCCAGCAACAGGCCCAAGCACCAGAAACCGCCACCGACCCAAAAGGCGATCGCCTCAACCTCGAGCAAATTCAGGCTTTGGTCAATGCCCTGTTGCCCGAAATTACCCTGCTACGAGATTCCCTGCAGATCCTTGCAGAACAGCCCGAAAATCTGGCAACGTTGATCAAAGCCCTTAAGGATATTCTCGATGGTCAAACCCATGGGGCAAAAAAAGTCCGGGCCACCGATAATAAATGGACAGAATGTCGCGTTCCCCACATCAACTTAATGCGGCTTTATTATCAAAAATGCAGGAAAAAATCTGGCTACCAAGTTTTAATTTCACCTAAGAAAAATCAAAAAAGTCAAGACCAAGATTATGAATGGTTAAAAAGCCAGAGCCCCTGTTAA
- a CDS encoding two-component hybrid sensor and regulator has protein sequence MAPLFDLELDAASTYPPVLVSPDTSLQALGALFWENTDLVAVLVKAAPQHLGVVSPRDIMGAIARGEDPQTLTAAAIMQSPWIIRADADPAQIQAIAQQLQGQNFSFLVIVDDQGLPLKILPGDRLQQLLRDQGVTVVSQNDTLAHELKILEEIFENALAGYWDWHLIKNTEYLSPSLKKMLGYEDHELPNCPESWQRLIFPEDLETVNQNLAAHIASHGEIPFYNEVRYHHRDGSTVWVICSGKVIDWTEAGEPVRMVGSHIDFTARKQIEEQLKQNESFLQEAQRLAHIGSWELDIITGQLYWSRELRRMFGLDPGQCPPSYDAHWALIHPEDRERLKTCVEQAIATGESYTIQYRVQLADGQIFHHEARGSSQKDTTGKIIRFFGTALDITERILAEQALRESELRWQFALEGSGDGVWDWNAQTDKVFFSRQWKAMLGYADQEIGDTLSEWESRVHPDDLALVFHDIQAHFSNQTDVYRNEHRIRCKDNTYKWVLDRGKVIQRTETGEPLRVIGTHSDISDRKRTEQDLILAKEAAEAAATAKSMFLATMSHEIRTPMNGVIGMLNLLRYTDLTPEQENNILVALSSAESLLFLLNDILDFSKIDAGKLQLEVVEFDLYQFFENFAKTIVFTAQEKSIQLIFDLHEIRCSAVRGDPGRLRQILLNLVSNAIKFTEQGAVVIRIRVQPQGDLLCLEGAVSDTGIGMAAEQLERLFQPFTQLDMGTTRRYGGTGLGLAITQRLCELMGGTIGATSTPGKGSCFTFSVTLQPALDAAAAIATEQLHDLEVLLVIEHPQQRSVLQAQLETWDVVVRPATSLQEAVLLWETQPPTRDNLFLILDYGVGTIEMGTQIEQLQANAPRPIAQILLLTYHLYEDLQGLGLPKTIPVRYLTKPVLPHQLWAACRPTTPVRATTPKSPSVIVGEPLRDQPKPRLLLVEDNKVNQIIARGLCQKLGFEVDTTVDGLEALYILQKVSQTQPYDLILMDCLMPKMNGYQATQFIRQGEGGDRHRQIPIIALTANAMKGDRDKCLAAGMDDYLSKPLNPQTLKEVLDYWLEQSSGTQVGDRPH, from the coding sequence ATGGCCCCCTTATTCGACCTTGAGCTGGACGCTGCTTCAACTTATCCACCAGTGCTTGTGTCCCCTGACACATCGCTTCAGGCATTGGGGGCTTTGTTTTGGGAAAATACAGATTTGGTGGCGGTGTTGGTGAAGGCGGCTCCGCAACACCTCGGCGTCGTTAGCCCTCGGGACATCATGGGGGCGATCGCCCGAGGGGAAGATCCTCAAACCTTGACCGCCGCCGCGATTATGCAGTCACCGTGGATCATCCGTGCCGATGCCGACCCTGCACAAATCCAGGCGATCGCCCAACAGCTTCAGGGACAAAATTTTTCTTTTTTGGTCATTGTCGATGACCAAGGCTTACCCCTCAAAATACTCCCAGGCGATCGCCTCCAACAACTCCTCCGGGATCAAGGTGTTACCGTTGTATCCCAAAATGACACCCTTGCCCACGAGCTGAAGATCCTTGAAGAAATCTTTGAAAATGCCTTGGCGGGCTACTGGGATTGGCACTTGATCAAAAACACCGAATATCTTAGCCCCAGTCTCAAAAAAATGCTGGGCTATGAAGACCATGAACTACCCAATTGTCCAGAATCTTGGCAGCGGCTGATCTTTCCAGAAGATTTAGAAACCGTCAATCAAAATCTGGCCGCCCATATCGCCAGCCATGGTGAAATTCCGTTCTATAACGAAGTGCGCTATCACCATCGAGATGGTTCAACCGTTTGGGTGATCTGCTCCGGCAAAGTGATTGATTGGACAGAGGCAGGAGAGCCCGTGCGCATGGTGGGTTCTCACATTGACTTCACTGCCCGTAAGCAAATCGAAGAACAGCTCAAACAAAATGAATCTTTCCTCCAAGAAGCCCAACGTCTCGCCCACATCGGTAGTTGGGAACTAGATATCATCACTGGGCAACTCTATTGGTCCCGAGAATTGAGGCGAATGTTTGGTCTCGATCCCGGCCAATGCCCTCCCAGCTACGACGCACATTGGGCTTTAATTCATCCAGAAGATCGAGAACGACTCAAAACTTGTGTTGAGCAGGCGATCGCCACCGGAGAAAGCTATACCATCCAATACCGGGTTCAGTTGGCTGACGGGCAAATTTTTCACCATGAAGCGCGTGGCAGTAGCCAAAAAGACACCACAGGCAAAATTATCCGTTTTTTTGGCACAGCCCTCGACATTACCGAAAGAATCTTGGCAGAACAGGCCCTCCGGGAAAGTGAACTCCGGTGGCAGTTTGCCCTCGAAGGCTCTGGGGATGGGGTCTGGGACTGGAATGCCCAAACCGATAAAGTCTTTTTCTCGCGGCAATGGAAAGCGATGTTGGGCTATGCGGATCAGGAAATTGGGGACACCCTCTCGGAATGGGAAAGCCGCGTTCACCCCGATGATTTAGCGTTGGTTTTTCACGATATTCAGGCTCATTTTTCAAACCAAACAGATGTTTACCGTAATGAACATCGAATTCGCTGCAAAGATAATACTTACAAATGGGTCCTTGACCGGGGCAAGGTGATTCAACGCACTGAGACAGGGGAACCGTTGCGCGTGATCGGGACTCATAGTGATATTAGCGATCGCAAACGAACTGAACAAGATTTAATCCTGGCGAAAGAAGCCGCCGAAGCTGCGGCCACTGCCAAGAGCATGTTTCTCGCCACCATGAGCCATGAAATTCGCACCCCCATGAACGGCGTCATCGGTATGCTCAATTTATTGCGCTATACCGATCTCACCCCAGAGCAAGAAAACAATATTCTTGTGGCCCTTTCCAGTGCAGAATCTTTACTCTTTTTGCTCAACGATATTCTCGATTTTTCGAAGATTGATGCGGGCAAACTCCAGTTAGAAGTGGTGGAGTTTGATTTGTATCAATTTTTTGAGAATTTTGCGAAAACCATTGTCTTCACTGCGCAAGAAAAAAGTATTCAATTGATTTTTGATCTACACGAAATTCGCTGTAGTGCGGTACGAGGAGATCCTGGTCGCCTGCGCCAAATTTTATTGAATCTCGTCAGTAACGCGATCAAATTTACAGAACAAGGCGCAGTTGTGATTCGTATCCGTGTCCAACCCCAGGGCGATCTCCTCTGTTTAGAAGGGGCCGTGAGTGATACGGGCATTGGCATGGCTGCTGAACAGTTGGAGCGCCTCTTTCAACCATTCACCCAACTGGATATGGGGACGACCCGGCGCTACGGTGGTACAGGGCTCGGGCTGGCAATTACCCAGCGGCTCTGTGAACTTATGGGTGGTACTATTGGGGCGACGAGCACCCCAGGGAAAGGGAGCTGCTTTACGTTTAGTGTTACCCTCCAGCCGGCCCTCGACGCAGCCGCGGCGATCGCCACGGAGCAACTCCATGATCTTGAAGTGCTGTTGGTGATAGAACATCCCCAACAACGGAGTGTTCTTCAGGCACAGCTAGAAACTTGGGATGTCGTTGTCCGACCTGCAACGAGTCTCCAGGAGGCAGTGCTCCTCTGGGAAACCCAGCCCCCCACCCGGGACAACCTATTTTTGATCCTAGACTATGGCGTTGGCACTATCGAAATGGGTACTCAGATTGAACAACTCCAAGCCAATGCTCCCCGACCCATTGCGCAAATTTTGCTGTTAACCTACCACCTCTATGAAGATCTACAGGGCCTCGGGCTACCGAAAACAATCCCTGTGCGTTATCTCACGAAGCCGGTGTTACCGCATCAGCTCTGGGCCGCTTGCCGCCCAACAACCCCGGTCAGGGCGACGACTCCCAAGTCCCCCTCTGTTATCGTTGGTGAGCCTTTGCGAGATCAGCCTAAACCACGACTCCTGCTGGTGGAGGACAACAAAGTCAATCAAATCATTGCCCGGGGCCTCTGCCAAAAATTGGGATTCGAGGTTGATACCACCGTAGATGGCCTGGAAGCACTCTATATTCTCCAAAAAGTAAGCCAAACTCAGCCCTATGATTTGATTTTGATGGATTGCCTCATGCCAAAAATGAATGGTTACCAAGCGACCCAATTTATTCGCCAAGGGGAAGGGGGCGATCGCCATCGCCAGATCCCGATTATTGCCCTAACTGCTAACGCGATGAAAGGCGATCGGGATAAATGTCTCGCAGCGGGAATGGATGACTATCTAAGTAAGCCCCTCAACCCCCAGACTCTCAAAGAAGTATTGGATTATTGGTTAGAGCAATCCTCTGGGACCCAGGTGGGCGATCGCCCCCATTAA